ACATAATTGACAATGCATGGACCTGGTTCGCCATGTAAGATCTTTATTTCATAGGAGACTCCGGCTTCCATTGCTTGTTTTTCAACTTCCTTCATTCGTTCTTTACGCTTATCATTGATATCAATAGAATTCCAGTTGCTTAGGACATCAGATTTAGCTCTATCCGCATCAATAACATAAACAACATCTATGGTTGAACCTTTACTACATGTAGCAATATGAATAGCGTTTTCAGCAGCGCGCTTAGAGTGCTCTGAGCCGTCTGTTGCTAATAAGATCTTCTTGTACATCTTTTCACCTCCTACTCATCCTAATGAGAGCTTAGTTTGTTCGCGAGTTTACCAACTAGTTCTGAGCTTTCCTCGTTTAAGCCGGTCACGTTTACATTCTTACCAGTTTCCTCAAACTTTGAAACAATTTTGTCAATAGCAGCAACTGCAGAATCATCCCAAATATGAGACCGAGTAAGATTTACTTCAACAGATGTAATTTCTTCTTTATAATCAAATTTTGTGAGCAATTCCGTTACCGATGCAAAGAATAGTTCACCATTGATATTATATATTCTTGTATCTCCTTTTAAGTGACTTTCTACACGTATTTTGGAAATTTTAGACACAAAGAAAATCGCACTTAATAAGATTCCAGAAAAGACACCTATAGCTAAATTATGAGTATAAATAACGGTGACAACCGTGATGATCATCACAAGCGCATCACTTCTTGGAATCAAATGAAGGGTACGAATGGAATTCCAATCAAATGTACTAATCGAAACCATGATCATGACACCTACTAAAGCAGCCATTGGAATTTGTACAACAATATCACCTAAAACAATAATTAGAAACATGAGAAATGCGCCTGCAACTAGTGATGAGAGGCGTCCACGCCCACCTGATTTAATGTTTATGACTGATTGTCCAATCATGGCGCAGCCTGCCATACCTCCAAAGAACCCTGTAATAATATTAGCGATTCCTTGACCTTTCCCCTCAGCATTCTTATTACTAGGAGTGTCTGTCATATCATCAACAATAGATGCTGTAAGAAGGGACTCTAATAGCCCGACAATAGTTAAAGCAAGTGAGTAAGGTAAGATAATCATAAAAGTTTCAATTGAAAGGGGGATGTCTGGTATCAAAAAGACAGGTAATGTACGCGTTAATTCTCCCATATCTCCTACAGCTCTAACATTGATATCCATAATAAGAGCAATAGTTGTTACGGCGATAATAGCAACAAGAGTAGAAGGGATTACCTTCGTTAAATAGGGTAATAAATAGATGATCAATAATGTAATTGCAACTAGCAAATACATTATTGATGTTTCGCCTTCAAAATGCTGTAATTGTGATGTGAAAATGAGTATGGCAAGGGCATTTACAAAACCGACCATAACGGAACGAGGTATAAACTTCATATATCTCGCTAGTTTTAAAAAACCGAATATAATTTGAAGTACCCCTGTTAATATAGTTGCAGCTAGCAGATATTCAAGTCCGTGATCTCTAACTAGATCAAGAAATAATAATGCCATTGCCCCAGTTGCAGCTGATATCATTCCAGGCCTTCCACCTACAAAGGCAATCGTTACTGCGATTGTAAAAGAAGCATAAAGTCCAACCATTGGATCAACACCGGCAATAATAGAGAAGGCTATAGCCTCAGGGATTAGCGCAAGTGCAACAACTAATCCTGATAGAACATCTCCTTTTATATTGCCGAACCAAGACTCCTTATATGTTACCTGTTCCAATTATTACTACCTCCTTTATCCTTTTGTTAGTATGTGCAGGTACTTTCTAATAACTCTAAAGAATTTGTCTAGCCATAAGATCATGTCGAAAAAAACCTGTACTTAATGTTTGCGTTTGTTCAATTCATTTGTGAAAATAAGAGTATCTAGTTGATCGTGTGAAACAAGCCAATTATTTTTATATTTTTTCTAGGCTGTTTTCGTAAATATTATATTTTTCAGAATGCAATATTTAAAAATAGTGGAATAGAGCAGAAGTCGCTCGATTCCTGCAGGAGAAGAGGAAATTGCGCGGTCTCACAGGCGAATCCGAGGGAGGATCGGCTTCCTCCCCAGACGAGTGCCTGGATCGCAATGGAACGAACCTGTTTGTACGAGCAATGGCTTAAAAAGAAACAAGAATGCGAAAACAGCCTTTTTCTAAAATATAAAAATTTTTATAAAAAGCATAAAAAGAAATGAATAAAAAGATAAAGGAGGATTCAATGAGTGAAAATGAAGCAGTAAAAGTTATTCCACTAGGTGGAATGGGTGAGATAGGGAAAAATATGTACGTCATTGAATGCATGGATGAAATCATAATTGTTGATGCGGGTGTGAAGTTTGCAACCAATGATTTACTTGGAGTAGACCTACTTATTCCTGATTTCTCATACTTAGAGAAAAATACGGAAAAAATAAAAGGTCTCTTTATCACACATGGCCATGAGGATCATATTGGAGGTATACCGTATTTGCTCAAAAAGATAAACATTCCGATTTACGCGGGAGATTTAGCTTTGGGGTTTATTAAAAGTAAATTAGAAGAACATCAACTCCTCCATATGGCAAAACTCCATGAAATATCAGAGAACAGTAGAGTGGAATATCATCATTCTTTTGTTACTTTTTTTAGAACAACACATAGTATTCCTGACTCTTTTGGGATTGTCATCCATACACCTTTAGGGAATATAGTACATACAGGTGACTTCAAATTCGATTTGACTCCCACCGGGAAACCATCGGATGTGTCGCGTATGAGTGAAATAGGGAACTCGGGTGTATTGTGCCTATTATCCGATAGTACAAATAGTGAAGTTCCCGGATTTTCAGCTTCTGAGCAATATATTAGTGACAATATCTTTGAGGTCATCAAAAGCCAGAAAGGCCGAATCATTGTTGCTTTATTTGCATCGAATGTTTATCGACTTCAACAGGTTATTAAAGCCTCAATTGCGACAGGTCGTAAAGTAGCTGTTTTTGGTAGAAGTATGGAAAGAGCAATTTCGATTGGGAAAGAATTAGGATATATAAAGGCACCGTATGGAACATTTATTGGAGCGGATGATGTTAACAATTTCAAAAAAAGTCAGGTGACGATACTCTGTACTGGAAGTCAAGGAGAGCCTTTTGCTGCGTTATCAAGAATAGCGGAAGGTAAGCATAGATTCATAAGTGTTGAACGTGGAGATACCATTATTTTCTCATCTTCGCCAATACCAGGCAATATTCTTGATGTAAATAAAGTGATCAATAAACTATTAAAAGCCGGAGCCGAAGTTATCGATAATCAATTGTATGATATTCATACATCCGGTCATGGTGGACAAGAAGAATTAAAACTGATGATTAACTTAATGAAGCCTAAATATCTTGTTCCAATTCATGGAGAATATCGAATGCAAAAAATGCATCAATCTCTTGCTCTTAATTGTAAAGTACCGGAAGAAAATATCTTTGTTTTAGATAATGGGGAAGTTATTGAAATCAGTTCTTCAAAAGCTAGTGTTGTAGGGAGTGTACCTTCCGGTACAGATTATGTACAAGGAAACAACGTAGTTAGTATAGGGAAGAAAGTAGCAAGTGATCGAAAAAGACTTGCTGAAAATGGTATCATTACCATTTTTATTCTCAAAGATGGTGTTAACATGATAGATAAGCCTCAGGTTATATCTAGAGGATTTGTTTATATGAGAGATGCAGGACCTTTAATGGGGGAATTACAGAACTTAGCCACTTCATTATTCCATCAATTAATTGATGGAACTGATGTTGAGAGACAAATGATGAATCTCATTTCTGATTTTATATATAACCGATTAAAAAGAAGTCCAATTGTTGTGATTAAACTTATTAATATTTCTTAAGAAGATCTATTTGGATCTTCTTTTCTTTTTGTCAAAGATGATTTTTCCACAAAAAAAGGATGTCAGAAAAATCATTATGTAAGCGCTTCAAATATTAAGCCTACAGTTATATAATAATTATATAAATGCTGGATGAAAGAGGGGGATACCGTGTTTCGTCATATCTTACTTCCAACTGATGGGTCAATCCATTCAATTAAAGCTGCAGAGAAGGCAATTCAAATTGCAAAGTTAAGCACGAACAGCGAGATTGAAGTCATTTACGTAGTAGATGGTAACACATCGAAACAAGATGTTTTGCGAAGTTGGGATTCAGCAGGAATTAGATATAGTAGAGAGAAAAGACTTCATGCAACAGTTAATCTTGCAAATAAAGCAGGTGTTAAGTATGCCATTAAGATATTAAGAGGAGACCCTGCCAAGATTATTTTAACTTATGCTAAAGAAAAACAAATTGACCTAATCGTAATGGGAAGCAGAGGGCTTAATTCTTTTCAAGAAATGCTGCTGGGAAGTGTAAGCCACAGAGTGACAAAGTATTCTCAATGTCCAGTTATGGTTGTTAAATAAGAATAGAGAATGAGGAAAGAGGCTGTCACTAAGATAGCCTCTTTGATGTTTATGGATACCAAAAAATAATTATATTAATTAATACTAAAATATAAATGGTTGTATTTAATTATAATTAAATTATGTAATTTATATTAGGGGTAGTAATTTATAGATATTTAAAGTAAATAAGAGTAAAAATAATATGATTTACGCTTACATCGAATTTTAATTATTTAATTAAAGGTGTTATTATTCAGGTACAAACAACGTCTGACTTTCGTGAGAGTCGAAGGTCGAAAAATACTAAATAGAGGTGAGAAAGTGAAAACTTATAACTTAAAACAACAATGGTTCGGTAATGTTAAAGGAGATGTACTATCTGGTATTGTTGTTGCTTTAGCTCTTATACCAGAAGCCATTGCCTTTTCAATCATTGCAGGTGTTGATCCTATGGTAGGTTTGTATGCTTCCTTCTGTATTGCTGTGGTCATAGCTTTTGTAGGTGGACGACCAGGTATGATATCAGGTGCAACTGGAGCGATGGCTTTATTAATGATTACATTAGTTGCTGATTATGGTCTTCAGTATTTATTAGCAGCAACCATTTTAACAGGTATTATTCAGTTTTTATTTGGAACATTTAAATTAGCTAGCATTATGAAGTTTGTACCTAGATCGGTCATGGTAGGCTTTGTAAATGCATTAGCGATTATGATCTTTACCTCACAGTTACAACATTTTGAAGGAGAATCTTGGGTGATGTACGGTCTCGTCGCCTTAACATTGGCCATCATTTATTTGTTTCCTAAGGTCACAAAAGCAGTTCCTTCTACATTAGTAGCCATTATTGTTGTAACAGCCATTGTGATTTTTGGAGATATTGGTGTGAGGGCTGTTGGAGATTTAGGGGTATTAACTCAGAGTTTACCAGTGTTTTTAATTCCCTCGATCCCTCTTACATTTGAAACATTAGCAATCATATTTCCATACTCATTAGCCCTAGCAATAGTTGGAATGCTTGAATCATTACTGACTGCAAATATCGTGGATGATATGACTGATACTGAGAGTAATAAAAATAAGGAAATACGTGGACAAGGATATGCCAATGTCATAACAGGATTCTTCGGTGGAATGGCTGGCTGTGCTATGCTTGGTCAATCCGTTATTAATGTAAAATCAGGAGGAAATGGTCGTTTATCTTCTTTAGTAGCAGGCATTGTCCTTATGTTTTTGATTATCGTTTTAGGGGGTATAGTAGTACAAATCCCTATGGCAGCACTAGCTGGAGTTATGATCATGGTTTCCATTGGTACGTTTGATTGGAGTTCTATTAAATCTCTTCATAAGATTCCGAAAACTGACGCGGTCGTTATGGTCATCACCGTTTTAACTGTCTTGTACACACATGATCTATCAAAGGGTGTATTAGCAGGAGTTTTATTAAGTATGATTTTCTTTGCAGCAAAAATTTCAAAGGTGCATATTGAAGAAACAGTACTAAATGATAGAAAAAAAGTTTACAAGGTTCAAGGTCAGATATTCTTTGCTTCAGTAGCGGACTTAATAAACAAATTCAATTATAGTGATGATGTAAAAGAAGTTGTCATTGATTTATCTCTAGCGCATCTTTGGGATGATTCAGCAATTGGTGCATTAGATAAAATTGAAATGAAATTTGAACAAAATAATATACATGTTTCTTATGTAGGATTAAACACAGAAAGTCAAAGGTTAAAGAAAAAAATTGGGGGCTTATCAAAGGCTTCTGGACATTAAATATGACAGTAAATGGAGAGATAAACATGCAAATCTTATTACCAGCAGATGGATCAGAACATTCAGTACGTGCAGCAGAAAAGGCCATTGAAGTTGCGAAGATGTTTAAAGGTAGAATCGATGTGCTATATGTTGTTGATGGAGCAACGTCAAAAAGCGATGTCTTGCAAAATGTAAGTAAATTTGAAATCGAAAGAAAAAGAAAAGCTAGATTACAGCCGATTGAAGACAGAATTATACATGCAGGGCTAGACTATTCAATAATCATAGAACACGGTGAACCGGGACCAACCATTGTAGAATTTGCTAATAGAGGTAATTATGAATGTGTTGTTGTGGGAAGTCGGGGATTAAATAAGTTACAAACAATGGTTTTGGGAAGCGTATCCCACAAAGTAGTCAAGCGTGTAGAATGTCCTGTAATGGTCATTAAATAAGAAAACATAAAAGGGAAGCATCTATTTAAAGTTGCTTCCCTTTTATGTTTTATCTTTAGAATATAGGATTAGCTATTAAAGTCGCTCTCCTCTTTTTAGCTTTTCTATATGTTCGTTTAGGTCTTCTTTCTTTACTCGCCAGTGTCTACCTATTTTAAAACCAGGTAATTTCCCTTCTTGGACAAGCTTATATGTAGTCATCTCACTTATTTGCAAATACTTTGCTACTTGAGCTATTGTCATGATCTCAGGTTCCATATAGAAACCTCCTAACTTTGGAATTACAAGTTTATTATATCATAGCAAGTACATGAATTTTTAGAAAAAAGGATCTCTTGGTAAATTTATTATATAGTATTCCCGTAAAGACCAATTAATAGGTGTATTAAAGAAAATTTAAATGTGATTTGGTGAATTTGAAAAATTAGATATGTCTATAAAAGAAATTATTGTAATTTTATGTTAAATTAACTACTAGAGTTAATTTTAAAAATAATGAATTTTAATTCTTCAATGACGATTAAATAGAACTTCTACATATTTTAAAGGGAGTGGAAATGCTTGTATAAGATTGTTTATTTTGATGAAGGTTCTGCAACAGATTTTCTGCAAATCCATTATGGAGGAAATATAGAGGTAGTTGATGAAGATAATGGAAAGTTTACTTATAAAGTTGGTGGTTCAGTCGATGGAAAGGTTGGAGCTGGAAATAGTTTCTTTTCATTGATTAAAGCAAGTATTTCTCTAAATGGTAATGCAAATATAGAAAAGTCAAAGGATTCAATCCTAAAATCTACTATAACCAATACTCTTTTATCAGACTTTGTAAAATTTGCAAATAGTGAAGAAAATAATAAACAAATTAGCGTTTTTAATGGTTTTAATGTAGATTCAATAAGAAATTCATTTACATTTATAAAAATGTATTCTCCATATATTAAGCTACTTAAAGAAGATACCGAATATACAAAAGATTTAGCTGACTTTAACTTTATAGAAATTGACGACATTCTTAAAGGAGCAAAAGGATACTATGAGTTACTAGCTGTTAAAGGTGAAGAAAAATCAATTCTTCGTTTTAATATTAATTCTTTTAGAAATAGTTATACTCTAACAGATTTAACAAAAATGGATTTAACATACTATGGCATAAAAGTGGGGGAATGTAATTTAGAAGATTTATTAGTAGAAAATGAATTTCCTAAGGATGAAGAAATTAAAAAATTGACAGCAGAAGAAATATTTAATGAACAAAAAAATGATGACACAAGAATTAGTTTAAATATTTACGATGTGTTGTTAGCAGGGATTTCAGGAGAAAAAGTATGAAATTTATAGTGTTTAATGGACCACTGGATGAATTTGAAAAAATAGTACCCAGTGAATATACCAATTCATTAACAAGTGTTGTTAGCGCAATGGATATGGTTTTTAAGGGAAACGAAATTAATCTTAGTATATTTGATTCACTTATTGTATATTCAGATGAGTATTCAGGTGTAAAAGAACATTTTATAGATGGGTTTATAAACTATATTTGTCTTTATGCTGAAAGGTTAGAGTTTGAAGAAGTGTATTTACATAATCCCCCAAAGAAAATTGTAGAACAACTACAGAACCATATATCTACTATTGAGTTAGAGGTTATCAATTATGTTTACAAAAGATTAACTGTTAAGAGATTAAGTAATATGAAGGAAAAGTTTGATTCAATTATTTATGGACAGGAACATGTAAAAAAAGAGATATTACAAACATTATATCCATTGACGAATAAGAGGAAGAATAAACCTAAGGTTCTTATGTTATATGGCCCTCCTGGTGTCGGGAAGACTGAGACAGCTAAGTTAATTAACGAGGTTTTAAACGGAAAAAAACTATTTAGGAAACAGTTATCTATGTTCCACAATGATAACATATACTCATATATCTTTGGAGATAAGGTTTTCTCTCTAGCGAAGGACCTTATTGAAAGGGAAACTAACGTTTTGTTATTGGATGAGTTTGATAAAGCACATCCTTTATTCTACAGCGCTTTTTATGAAATGTTTGACGAGGGACAATTTGAAGATAAATATTACAAAGTAAAGTTAGATAATACAATCATATTGTGTACATCTAATTATAATTCTCCAAAAGAAATAAAAGAAAAACTTGGTTCAGCAATATATTCTCGGTTTGACAATATTATTGAATTCAAAGAGTTATCTGAAATAGCGAAGTTGAAAATACTTGATAAAGTATATGAAGAAGAATTAATTCATTTCAAAAAGGCTGATCGTGAGTATCTGAAAAACTTATCTATTTTAGATAAGATGAAAAAAGTAATAAATCAATATGATAATGCAAGGGAAATACGAAAATCATTAATAAAAGTGTTATCGTATCCCTTTGTTGAAAAATTATAATGACAAATCATATAAGATAGAAATTAGAAAAAATTTTGAGTAATTCTTTACTACATTTAAAATTGTGAAATAAAAGGATTTTCATAATAAACAAATAAAGAACAACTTTTATTATAAATATTAACTCTTACAATTATATAGACCTTTCAAGCTAATCACTTCTTAATTTAGTTAAAAGATTTTTTGTATCTACTAATAGTATTATATAATATAAATTTTTCCGATTAATTATGGAAATTATTCTATTTGATTTAAATTAACTAATCTTATTCCGGTTAATTATGACAAAATCACTTTTAGTAAATATTGAATAAATAGGACTGCATTCCGACAAATTATGAAAAATTACATTCAGGAATTAGTAGACCAATATGGTGAATCAGTTATGGAGTGTGGAGTTAAAGTCTCAAGTGATCAAGGTAATTCTTGTGGGAGTGCGGGAAGTAGGCAAGGCTGCTGGACATGCGGAATGGTCAGTGGCAAAGATCCCATGCTTACACGCCATATACAAGAAGGTAAAACTAAATATCAATATCTTTTGGACTGGAAAACTCTTATGCTTCGAATGAGAAACGACATTCGTTATCGTGAAGTTCTTCCGAGACAACAATTTAATAAAAAACTTAAGGAATTGTCTCAAGATCGAAATGAAAGTAATCAAGTTGAACTTTTTGAATTAGCTGAGAATCCTCACATTGACCGCTATAACACATTTAAACGAGCGGAATATAATGAGTATGCTCCTGGTGCAATGACCGTAGAAGGTAGAAGAATATTGTTAGAATATCTTTTATATATTCAAGAGCAGACCGGATACAAATTAATTCATGAGTACGAAATTGATGCAATCCTTGATTGTTGGGAAGAAACTGATGGCATAGTGGTTTCTCGAAATGAATTAACATCTAAAGAGTTTTTATATGATGGTGAACTAATCTTCCTTCCGGATAAGAAAGTGAATAAAAAGCTAACCCAAAATCCTAATCCCGTCTTCTATGTAGATATAGACTTAAAAATGGAGGAAGGGGAGCTTTATGAGTTCTTTAAAGAACGTCAACAGGCTACTGGTAAGAGTTATTTCTTTTTCCCTAAAACTTTTGACGTCAGAGAAAAAACGTTGGTATGGAATAAAGTATCCTTTGTTGTGTGCGGAAAAGGTGTTCAGGATTCATTCCAGGCCCATGAGTTAGTATATGAATGGTTAGGTTGGGTCTATGGTTCCTTTAACGAAAAAACTAAAAAAGCAGCTCTAGATCACTTGCTACTTAGTGCGATTGGAGAAGGAGTTCTTACAAAAATAGAAGAGAATAAAAAGAAAGAATTGTCCAATTTGCCGAAAGTGGAAATTCCGCTTGTTGAGCATGATAATGGACAGTTTAGTTTAGCAATTTAATAAAAAGGAGAGTTTCTATATGGTGAATAGATATGAATATAAAGGTTATACCTTATTTGTACAATACGAGGATCATTTTAGTTATGTTGCTATTTGTAATGGTTATGAGGTGTGTCGAGGTACGTCTATTAATATTACAAAAGCAAAGTTCCAAACACTAATAGATTCGGGGTTACAAATAAAACAACCAAGAGTTATAGGTGAATAAATTTACAAAAGGGAGGACAATTTTCTCCCTTTTGTATTATTTATAAATCTTGTTTAATTAATAGTCTCTTATGATTAATAAGTTAAACCTTTATCGAGTATATAAAAAATCTAATAAAAATTAATATGAAAAATATCTAAGGGAGTGTAAGGAATATGTTATCCAAAAAACATAGAGTAGTAGCGGAACAAGCTCTTGAGTCATATATAGAGTCCTCGCCACTAACTCCGGAGTCTATTAACAGAGGCTGTTGTGAGGATTTTGCTGAATGTCTTAATTGGTCATATACTCATGAAGGTTTAAATCAGCATGAATACTGTTGTACTTTTGACTTTATATGCTCTAAT
This genomic interval from Metabacillus schmidteae contains the following:
- a CDS encoding helix-turn-helix domain-containing protein, whose protein sequence is MEPEIMTIAQVAKYLQISEMTTYKLVQEGKLPGFKIGRHWRVKKEDLNEHIEKLKRGERL
- a CDS encoding AAA family ATPase, with the protein product MKFIVFNGPLDEFEKIVPSEYTNSLTSVVSAMDMVFKGNEINLSIFDSLIVYSDEYSGVKEHFIDGFINYICLYAERLEFEEVYLHNPPKKIVEQLQNHISTIELEVINYVYKRLTVKRLSNMKEKFDSIIYGQEHVKKEILQTLYPLTNKRKNKPKVLMLYGPPGVGKTETAKLINEVLNGKKLFRKQLSMFHNDNIYSYIFGDKVFSLAKDLIERETNVLLLDEFDKAHPLFYSAFYEMFDEGQFEDKYYKVKLDNTIILCTSNYNSPKEIKEKLGSAIYSRFDNIIEFKELSEIAKLKILDKVYEEELIHFKKADREYLKNLSILDKMKKVINQYDNAREIRKSLIKVLSYPFVEKL
- a CDS encoding DUF6414 family protein, translating into MYKIVYFDEGSATDFLQIHYGGNIEVVDEDNGKFTYKVGGSVDGKVGAGNSFFSLIKASISLNGNANIEKSKDSILKSTITNTLLSDFVKFANSEENNKQISVFNGFNVDSIRNSFTFIKMYSPYIKLLKEDTEYTKDLADFNFIEIDDILKGAKGYYELLAVKGEEKSILRFNINSFRNSYTLTDLTKMDLTYYGIKVGECNLEDLLVENEFPKDEEIKKLTAEEIFNEQKNDDTRISLNIYDVLLAGISGEKV
- a CDS encoding universal stress protein, coding for MNMQILLPADGSEHSVRAAEKAIEVAKMFKGRIDVLYVVDGATSKSDVLQNVSKFEIERKRKARLQPIEDRIIHAGLDYSIIIEHGEPGPTIVEFANRGNYECVVVGSRGLNKLQTMVLGSVSHKVVKRVECPVMVIK
- a CDS encoding universal stress protein, producing MFRHILLPTDGSIHSIKAAEKAIQIAKLSTNSEIEVIYVVDGNTSKQDVLRSWDSAGIRYSREKRLHATVNLANKAGVKYAIKILRGDPAKIILTYAKEKQIDLIVMGSRGLNSFQEMLLGSVSHRVTKYSQCPVMVVK
- a CDS encoding universal stress protein, which gives rise to MYKKILLATDGSEHSKRAAENAIHIATCSKGSTIDVVYVIDADRAKSDVLSNWNSIDINDKRKERMKEVEKQAMEAGVSYEIKILHGEPGPCIVNYVSDNNIDIVVIGSRGLNGIQEFVLGSVSHKVAKRANCPVLIVK
- a CDS encoding ribonuclease J — its product is MSENEAVKVIPLGGMGEIGKNMYVIECMDEIIIVDAGVKFATNDLLGVDLLIPDFSYLEKNTEKIKGLFITHGHEDHIGGIPYLLKKINIPIYAGDLALGFIKSKLEEHQLLHMAKLHEISENSRVEYHHSFVTFFRTTHSIPDSFGIVIHTPLGNIVHTGDFKFDLTPTGKPSDVSRMSEIGNSGVLCLLSDSTNSEVPGFSASEQYISDNIFEVIKSQKGRIIVALFASNVYRLQQVIKASIATGRKVAVFGRSMERAISIGKELGYIKAPYGTFIGADDVNNFKKSQVTILCTGSQGEPFAALSRIAEGKHRFISVERGDTIIFSSSPIPGNILDVNKVINKLLKAGAEVIDNQLYDIHTSGHGGQEELKLMINLMKPKYLVPIHGEYRMQKMHQSLALNCKVPEENIFVLDNGEVIEISSSKASVVGSVPSGTDYVQGNNVVSIGKKVASDRKRLAENGIITIFILKDGVNMIDKPQVISRGFVYMRDAGPLMGELQNLATSLFHQLIDGTDVERQMMNLISDFIYNRLKRSPIVVIKLINIS
- a CDS encoding adenine nucleotide alpha hydrolase family protein, whose product is MKNYIQELVDQYGESVMECGVKVSSDQGNSCGSAGSRQGCWTCGMVSGKDPMLTRHIQEGKTKYQYLLDWKTLMLRMRNDIRYREVLPRQQFNKKLKELSQDRNESNQVELFELAENPHIDRYNTFKRAEYNEYAPGAMTVEGRRILLEYLLYIQEQTGYKLIHEYEIDAILDCWEETDGIVVSRNELTSKEFLYDGELIFLPDKKVNKKLTQNPNPVFYVDIDLKMEEGELYEFFKERQQATGKSYFFFPKTFDVREKTLVWNKVSFVVCGKGVQDSFQAHELVYEWLGWVYGSFNEKTKKAALDHLLLSAIGEGVLTKIEENKKKELSNLPKVEIPLVEHDNGQFSLAI
- a CDS encoding SulP family inorganic anion transporter — protein: MKTYNLKQQWFGNVKGDVLSGIVVALALIPEAIAFSIIAGVDPMVGLYASFCIAVVIAFVGGRPGMISGATGAMALLMITLVADYGLQYLLAATILTGIIQFLFGTFKLASIMKFVPRSVMVGFVNALAIMIFTSQLQHFEGESWVMYGLVALTLAIIYLFPKVTKAVPSTLVAIIVVTAIVIFGDIGVRAVGDLGVLTQSLPVFLIPSIPLTFETLAIIFPYSLALAIVGMLESLLTANIVDDMTDTESNKNKEIRGQGYANVITGFFGGMAGCAMLGQSVINVKSGGNGRLSSLVAGIVLMFLIIVLGGIVVQIPMAALAGVMIMVSIGTFDWSSIKSLHKIPKTDAVVMVITVLTVLYTHDLSKGVLAGVLLSMIFFAAKISKVHIEETVLNDRKKVYKVQGQIFFASVADLINKFNYSDDVKEVVIDLSLAHLWDDSAIGALDKIEMKFEQNNIHVSYVGLNTESQRLKKKIGGLSKASGH
- a CDS encoding SulP family inorganic anion transporter, encoding MEQVTYKESWFGNIKGDVLSGLVVALALIPEAIAFSIIAGVDPMVGLYASFTIAVTIAFVGGRPGMISAATGAMALLFLDLVRDHGLEYLLAATILTGVLQIIFGFLKLARYMKFIPRSVMVGFVNALAILIFTSQLQHFEGETSIMYLLVAITLLIIYLLPYLTKVIPSTLVAIIAVTTIALIMDINVRAVGDMGELTRTLPVFLIPDIPLSIETFMIILPYSLALTIVGLLESLLTASIVDDMTDTPSNKNAEGKGQGIANIITGFFGGMAGCAMIGQSVINIKSGGRGRLSSLVAGAFLMFLIIVLGDIVVQIPMAALVGVMIMVSISTFDWNSIRTLHLIPRSDALVMIITVVTVIYTHNLAIGVFSGILLSAIFFVSKISKIRVESHLKGDTRIYNINGELFFASVTELLTKFDYKEEITSVEVNLTRSHIWDDSAVAAIDKIVSKFEETGKNVNVTGLNEESSELVGKLANKLSSH